The bacterium sequence AGCCTCTTTTTTTTTCGTCATATAACCTATATTTAGCTTATATAACCATTGCCCTGCAGCAGTTGGGGTAGGGAGGGTTTCGGAAGCTATGTAATCCAATAAAGTTCTATCTATAGCGTAACCAATAGCGCTAAGCACAGGTATTTGGCATTTGGCTACTTCCCTAATAACGCTTTTGTTATTGAATACCGAGATATCTTTTCCTCCTGTTTCCGCGACGACGATCAAATCGATACCCTCTTTTATTAACGTGCATTTTATAATCTCATCAATAAGGGAATCTGGCGAGTTTTCTTTAAAAGGTCTTTTATAAATGTGTATTTCAGGATTCTGTGCCCTAAGAAGCTCGAATTCGAATTCACTGAAAGCAGAAGAATTTTCCGGCGCGACTATTGCGATTCGTTTCGGTGGAGGGTCTAATGAAATTTTGCGCAGCTCTGCTTGAGATAGAAGACCTTCTTCGGATAGAGTATTTTTCATTTCGATGAAAAGATTATTTACGTTCGTTTTGCTAATATCTTCAAAAGATAGAACGCTGAGCTCGATTTGTGCGGTTTTATGAAAAACGCGGTATTCTGAAATTATTTTTACTCGAGCCCCATCGTAAATCGGGAAATCGATTTTTGCAGCTATCTCTGGTTCGACGGTGCAATAGAGTCTATTGAAACCATCGGTAATAAAGAAACTTAACCAGCCGGAGGCATCTCTATGATCATAAAGGTTTTCTATATAACCAATTATGGAGAATTTCCTATTTTCAGATAGTTCGACGGCCTTTTCTAGAAGATCGCATATTTTATTTTTTATTTCTGTTGGCGAATATTTTTTCTGCATAACTTACCTAGTATAATTCATAGGGATTGTTTTCAACAAGTGTTTTTTTCATTGGACAAGTATTGCATTTGGGCTTTTTTTTTGAACAATAATTTTTCCCGAGTTCCACCAATATTGCATGGAAGTTCTTGTAAACGAAGAGATCTTCTTCGATATGCGAATAAAAAAGCTCAGCCAGTTCATCATAATTAGCCTGTGGGGGAGTCCAACCATGGCGCACTGCTATGCGGTATGTATAAGCATCTACGACAAACACAGGCCGCTCGAAGGCGTAAAGAAGTATATCGTCGGCTGTTTCCGGCCCAATCCCTTTAATCGAAAGGAGTTGTTTTCTAAGATCAAGTGTACTAACATTCTCGGCGTTGGGAAAAAAACCATCGAAATCGTTTTTAAACCATTCGACAAAGTATTTGAGTTTAAGCGCTTTTTGGTTGAAATAGCCCGAAGATTTGATGCTAGTTGCAATATTTTCTACAGGAGTTTTTATGAGGGCATCAAGATCGAGTATGCCATTCGCTCGAAGGCAATCGATGGCTTTCTGAGCGTTTACCCAATTTGTATTCTGTGTGAGTATGGCGCCGATTGAAATCTCGAATGGGTTATCCGCCGGCCACCATTTAAGATCACCGAAATGAGTAAAGGCAATCTCGTAGAAATCAATTATTTTGTTTTTCATCGCTACCGCTTCTTCTGTTTTGATAGCGTCCTTGAAAAATATCGCTTGAATGCTTCGACAACATCCGGATCGAATTGGGTTCCGCTTTCTCTAATTATTTCTTTAGCTGCGAAATCGAAACTTTTAGCGATTTTGTATTCGCGAACTGTTGTTATAGCATCGAAAACATCGGCGACAGCTATAATGCGGCTCCCAAGTGGTATGGCTTCACCTGCCATGCGGAAGGGATAACCATCACCATCCCAGCGTTCGTGATGACAACTTGCTATTATTGGGACATCGGCGAGCTCTTTATTGAAATGAACCTTGCTAACAATATCGTGAGTTATGCGCGCATGCTCTTTTATCGCTTCGTATTCTTCATTTGTAAGAGGGCCTTCTTTTTTTAGTATCGAGTCGTGAACACCTATTTTACCATAATCGTGAAGCAAACTTGCTACTCGTATTTGCTCGATTTCATTGTCCGAAAGCCCCATTTCTTCAGCAATACCTACGGCATAGACGGCTACTCTTCTCGAGTGCCCCTTGGAAATGGGGTGCCGTGCATCGATAGTAGTTGCCATAACTTCAATCAACGAATTGAATGTGTTTTTAAGGTCGTTATAGAGTTGAGCGTTTTCGAGATTTGTCGTTATTTGGGCAATGGCTGTTCTAAGAATATAAAAGTCTTCGCTTGAAAATCCTTCGGTTGTGCTATTGATTGCTTCCAAGACACCATAGCATTCAAATCGTTTATTGACTAATGGCACGACTAAGGAGTTTTTGATCTGATAGCCCAAGACTTGAGATAGAATCGGGCTATAGCGGTTATCGGATTCAGGATTGTCACTGATAATAAACTCGCCTGTTTTTGCAACCCAGCCCTCGATGCCCTCTTCGCTTTTAAGCGTTATTTTCTGGCCGGGGGGAAAGACGACACTATGTAATGAATTATCATCCTTATTAAGAAAGAAAAGGAAACATCTTTCCGCAGAGACGATAGCAGCGCATTCGTCGGTTATCGCATCGGAAATGTTCTCGAGCTTTGGATTTAGAAATAGAGAACCCGAGAGTTTGACCAATTTTGAGAGGCGTTCAAGGTTCTTTAGATTTTCTTTTTTATTCTTTTTCATAGTTTAAACAAATCCCTAATTTCTTAAAATTTAAGCTCGACCCAGATACTTACATCTCTTATATGGCGCACTTTACCTAGTTTATTGTCTTTGGTGTCTATCCACTTCATTTCCATACCTCCCTGAATATTACGAGAGAAACTGTAACTCGCGGAAGGTGTAATGCTCCATTCGCTGTCATCTTGCATTGGCGTTACCTCTTCTTCGTTCCCTTCAATCCACGTTTCATTTGCTCTTTGAGTGTGTTGAATAGCTAATTGCAGTTGAAGAGAATTTTCCCAATGAAGAGTTCCGATTATTGGCAGTTTAATGCCTTGAGAGGCTCTTAAACTGTATTTTGCCGTAGCTTTGTGGCTTAGCTCATGGTTATGAGTGACGCTGGTATTAGTTGTGCTATATCGATAGTCTCGTGAGTCCATCCAATTAGCTGAGTAGTCGGTAGTGAGGCCGAATTTCCAACCGACACTGAGAGAAACAAGCGGATTAAGATTGTGTTTGAGTGAACGCGTTGTCAGTGAACCAGATTGATAGGATTTCTTTTTTTCGTAGATATAATGGCTGTTTGTTCTGACATTGTTAGCAAGTTTTGGGAAGAAAAAGTATTTACCGAGGCCATTCCAATTGAGAGTTATATCGGGGAATGTAAGTTGGTCATCCTTCGTGTTGTTACTGCTATACCTTATGTTTGTTCTATAGTTGTATTTTATCGAAGTAGTTATATCCCATGGAAGCCGGAGGCCCGTTCTTATGGTTGTATTATCAGTGATAGTCCTGCTTTCGATTGCAGATGTGACGCTTGTTGTTCCAGCTACAGTGGGAACTCCAGGATCTGTAGTAAGACCGAGTTGATATGATACTGTCGGCCTTCGTGCAAGGTTGGGAAGTCCACGCCTATCATCCCTCTGGAAATCAAATTGAATATCATCTAAGCGATTGAGGAAAGTGAGGGATTTTCCAATGGTTTCCAAGAAACTTATTCCGTTCCCTCCAGGTGGCGTGACCTGTTCTACTGCTCCGGAATCCGCTGTTTCGGAATTACTCGACTCACCATTTTTTGTATCCCGTTCCCAGGCTCTCGGGCTTCTACCTTTACTGGGGCTGGAAGAGCTCGATGGCGAAAGCAGCTTTGTTAATTCCTTCCAACGAAGCCCTAATGAAACCCTATAAATTCGAGATATATCAACATTGCCAAATTTATCGGTGTATCTTTGAGGGTCAGTGTTTTCAGTATAAGTTGAAGTAAATTCATAGTTTTGAGTCAGCCATTTAGCCCACATAGGATTGAAACGGAAATTTTCGTTAATGCTTTTGGTCAAGGGCGAACCAATCTTAACTGGATGTCTCCATCTAAATGTTGCGGAGTCACCAACATCGCGCTTCATTCGCAAAGTAAATCCCGTTGTTATTGGCTCGATGATGTTAGTATTAAAAGTCGTCGTGTTTTCAAGGGTTTTATCAGATGACTGTGTGAAGCTTCCGTATCGGTCCTGCCTTCTCTGAATTCTGCTTGTGGCCGATGTTTCAAATCGAAGAGCAGTAGGAGCTAGGTTGAGTTTCCAGTCTAGTAATTTCGGAACTAATGTATCGGATTCGGTCTCACCTCTCCTCGAGAAGGATTTCTCTTTTGTGTCTTCGGTAATTGATTTAGTGGTATCTGGAATGTCTTCTGTAGAATCGGATTTCGAATCTGGCTTATTGAAAGCCCAGCTAGTAAGATGGACCT is a genomic window containing:
- a CDS encoding endonuclease III domain-containing protein, with the translated sequence MKNKIIDFYEIAFTHFGDLKWWPADNPFEISIGAILTQNTNWVNAQKAIDCLRANGILDLDALIKTPVENIATSIKSSGYFNQKALKLKYFVEWFKNDFDGFFPNAENVSTLDLRKQLLSIKGIGPETADDILLYAFERPVFVVDAYTYRIAVRHGWTPPQANYDELAELFYSHIEEDLFVYKNFHAILVELGKNYCSKKKPKCNTCPMKKTLVENNPYELY
- a CDS encoding HD domain-containing protein; this translates as MKKNKKENLKNLERLSKLVKLSGSLFLNPKLENISDAITDECAAIVSAERCFLFFLNKDDNSLHSVVFPPGQKITLKSEEGIEGWVAKTGEFIISDNPESDNRYSPILSQVLGYQIKNSLVVPLVNKRFECYGVLEAINSTTEGFSSEDFYILRTAIAQITTNLENAQLYNDLKNTFNSLIEVMATTIDARHPISKGHSRRVAVYAVGIAEEMGLSDNEIEQIRVASLLHDYGKIGVHDSILKKEGPLTNEEYEAIKEHARITHDIVSKVHFNKELADVPIIASCHHERWDGDGYPFRMAGEAIPLGSRIIAVADVFDAITTVREYKIAKSFDFAAKEIIRESGTQFDPDVVEAFKRYFSRTLSKQKKR